GCTGGCGGTGCGCATCTACAAGAGCTACCGGGACGACGCGATCCAGGTCGTCCGGCGGGAGCCGTACCGGCTCGCCACCGACGTGTGGGGCATCGGCTTCAAGACCGCCGACACGATCGCCCAGCGCCTGGGGATCCCCCATGACAGCCCCGAGCGGGTCAAGGCCGGCCTGCAGTTCACGCTGTCGGAAGCCAGCGACGACGGCCACTGCTACCTCCCCGAGACCGAGCTCGTGGCCAGAGCCGCCAAGCTGCTGGATATCGACGCCGAGCTTGCTGGGCGCTGCGTGGAGGAACTGATCGCCGAGGAGGGCGTGGTCGCCGAACCCCTGCCCGCCGCCCCCGGCTCGCAGGGCGACCCTGACAGGGCAGGCAGGGCCGTCTGGCTGGTCCCCTTCCACCGCGCCGAGGCCGCGCTGGCCGGCGGGCTGCTGCGCCTGCTGCGCGCCCCCGCCGACCGGCTCGCCGCGTTCCAGGCGGTGGACTGGGCGGTCGCGCTCGATTGGCTGGGCCGGACAACGGCTACGACCCTGGCGCCCGAGCAGGCCGCGGCGGTCCGCCTGGCGCTGACCGAACAGGTGGCGGTGCTGACCGGCGGGCCCGGCTGCGGCAAGAGCTACACCGTCCGCGCCATCGTCACGCTGGCCCGCGCCAAGCACGCCAAGGTGCTGCTGGCCGCGCCGACCGGCCGCGCCGCCAAACGCCTGGCCGAACTCGCCGGCATGCAGGCCGCCACCCTGCACCGGCTCCTGCAGCTCCGCCCCGGTGGGGACGCCGCGTTCGACCGCGACCACCCGCTGGACGCCGACCTGGTGGTGGTCGACGAGGCCTCCATGCTGGATGTGCTGCTGGCCAACAAGCTCGTCAAGGCGATCCCGCCCGGCGCCCACCTGCTGCTGGTCGGCGACGTCGACCAGCTCCCCAGCGTCGGCGCCGGGGAGGTCCTGCGTGACCTGCTCGCCGCCGCCACCCTGCCGCGCGTGCGGCTGACCAAGGTGTTCCGGCAGGCGCAGCGAAGCGGGGTGGTCACCAACGCCCACCGCATCAACGCCGGCCACCAGCCCGTCACCCACGGCCTTCCCGACTTCTTCCTGTTCGCCGCCGACGACGCCGAGCAGGCCGCCGACCTGGTCGTGGACGTGGTCGCCACCCGCCTGCCGCGGCGGTTCGGGCTCGACCCCCGACGCGACGTGCAGGTGCTGTGCCCCATGCACCGCGGTCCGGCCGGTGCGGGCGCGCTCAACGAGCGCCTCCAGGCCGCGCTGACCCCGGCGCGAGAGGGGCTGGCCGAGCGCCGCTTCGGCGGCCGCGTCTACCGGGTCGGCGACAAGGTCATGCAGCTCCGCAACAACTACGACAAGGGCACCGCCGGCGTCTTCAACGGCTCGGTCGGGATCGTCACCGCCCTCTCACTCGACGACCAGGAACTGCGGGTGCTGCTGGACGAGGACGAGGAGGTCGGCTACGGGTTCGACGAGCTCGACGAGCTGACCCACGCCTACGCCGTGAGCATCCACCGCTCCCAGGGCAGCGAGTACCCCTGCGTGGTCATCCCCCTGGTGATGGGCGCCTGGCTGATGCTGCAGCGCAACCTGCTCTACACCGCCGTGACCCGCGCCAAGCAGCTCGTCGTGCTGGTCGGCAGCCGGCGCGCGCTGGCCAAGGCGGTCCGCACCCAAGGCGCCGGGCGCCGCTACACCGCCCTCACCGAGCGGCTGCCCGGCGGCGCCCCGCCGGCGAAGCAGTAGGAGAACGTTTCGCTCCTT
This sequence is a window from Actinomycetes bacterium. Protein-coding genes within it:
- a CDS encoding AAA family ATPase, with the translated sequence LAVRIYKSYRDDAIQVVRREPYRLATDVWGIGFKTADTIAQRLGIPHDSPERVKAGLQFTLSEASDDGHCYLPETELVARAAKLLDIDAELAGRCVEELIAEEGVVAEPLPAAPGSQGDPDRAGRAVWLVPFHRAEAALAGGLLRLLRAPADRLAAFQAVDWAVALDWLGRTTATTLAPEQAAAVRLALTEQVAVLTGGPGCGKSYTVRAIVTLARAKHAKVLLAAPTGRAAKRLAELAGMQAATLHRLLQLRPGGDAAFDRDHPLDADLVVVDEASMLDVLLANKLVKAIPPGAHLLLVGDVDQLPSVGAGEVLRDLLAAATLPRVRLTKVFRQAQRSGVVTNAHRINAGHQPVTHGLPDFFLFAADDAEQAADLVVDVVATRLPRRFGLDPRRDVQVLCPMHRGPAGAGALNERLQAALTPAREGLAERRFGGRVYRVGDKVMQLRNNYDKGTAGVFNGSVGIVTALSLDDQELRVLLDEDEEVGYGFDELDELTHAYAVSIHRSQGSEYPCVVIPLVMGAWLMLQRNLLYTAVTRAKQLVVLVGSRRALAKAVRTQGAGRRYTALTERLPGGAPPAKQ